The Nitrospirota bacterium genome includes a window with the following:
- a CDS encoding HigA family addiction module antitoxin, producing the protein MIKNGMRPVHPGEILFEEFMTPADLPINAHRLAKALEVPANCVTAIIKGQRGITGDAAVCLATFFNTTAEFLVVGQFEI; encoded by the coding sequence ATGATCAAGAACGGAATGCGTCCGGTCCATCCCGGAGAAATCCTGTTCGAGGAGTTTATGACGCCAGCAGACCTGCCGATCAACGCCCATAGGCTTGCCAAGGCCCTCGAAGTTCCCGCGAATTGTGTGACGGCAATTATTAAGGGACAGCGTGGTATCACGGGCGATGCCGCGGTGTGTCTGGCGACGTTTTTCAACACCACAGCTGAATTTTTGGTAGTGGGTCAGTTTGAAATTTGA
- a CDS encoding helix-turn-helix domain-containing protein: MKRTLLSVKELAEELGISVDSVYRAYRSGEIPGAQIARTIRFDLQQVRQAMEARAKAMPNSQCTKRRATAGTSRRRAQPKAPGR; the protein is encoded by the coding sequence ATGAAGCGCACGCTGTTATCTGTGAAAGAACTCGCCGAGGAATTGGGCATCAGTGTGGATTCCGTCTACCGCGCGTATCGGTCGGGAGAAATTCCCGGGGCCCAAATCGCCCGCACCATTCGATTCGATCTGCAGCAGGTCCGCCAGGCCATGGAGGCGCGAGCTAAGGCCATGCCGAACAGTCAGTGCACCAAGCGGCGCGCGACCGCCGGCACGAGCCGGCGGCGCGCACAGCCAAAAGCCCCCGGACGGTAA
- a CDS encoding ImmA/IrrE family metallo-endopeptidase, with the protein MHADNNYRTPGQLIEELLILRGWSKRVLAIVLGIDETVISKIISGKKAVDADFALLVGDVFSTPAEKFLELQKVYDLAQARIIARPDPGRATRAHLFGDLPVSEMIKRGWLDADDIRNVPKVEAALTKFFGVNSVNEIEVLPHAAKKTSTFTPATSVQLAWIYRVKEIASEMLVARYSTAGVRDAVNRLNLLLSAPEEARKVPRILAECGIRYVIVESLTSAKIDGVCFWLNDHSPVIGMSLRHDRIDNFWFVLRHEIEHVLRQHGQASIMLDAELEGERAGTGPNISEEERVANEAAANFCVPQQSLARFIARKSPFFNERDILGFAKTLDIHPGLVAGQLQRQTGRYDRFRQHLVKIRSVVAPSALVDGWGDIAPVGI; encoded by the coding sequence ATGCACGCAGACAATAACTATAGAACACCAGGGCAACTCATTGAAGAGCTGTTGATTTTACGGGGGTGGTCTAAGCGTGTCTTGGCCATTGTGCTGGGGATTGATGAGACCGTCATTAGCAAGATCATTTCTGGCAAAAAGGCAGTGGATGCCGATTTTGCCTTGTTGGTTGGAGATGTTTTTAGTACTCCTGCTGAGAAGTTTCTTGAACTTCAAAAGGTATATGACCTGGCCCAAGCTCGCATCATCGCACGTCCAGATCCGGGCCGTGCAACTCGCGCTCATCTCTTTGGGGATTTGCCGGTTTCAGAAATGATTAAGCGTGGCTGGCTAGACGCTGATGATATTCGCAATGTGCCAAAGGTTGAAGCAGCTCTTACAAAGTTTTTCGGCGTGAACTCAGTTAACGAGATAGAAGTTCTTCCCCATGCTGCCAAGAAAACAAGTACGTTCACGCCTGCGACCTCCGTTCAACTCGCATGGATTTATCGAGTGAAGGAGATCGCAAGTGAGATGCTCGTTGCACGATATTCCACGGCTGGAGTACGTGATGCGGTGAACCGCCTTAACCTGCTGCTTTCCGCGCCTGAAGAGGCTCGTAAAGTTCCTCGCATTCTCGCCGAATGCGGCATCCGATATGTCATTGTTGAGTCTCTTACATCCGCTAAAATTGATGGCGTATGCTTTTGGTTGAATGACCACTCTCCCGTTATTGGTATGTCCTTGCGCCATGATCGGATTGACAATTTTTGGTTCGTCCTCCGACATGAGATTGAACACGTTTTGCGACAGCACGGGCAGGCTTCCATTATGCTGGATGCCGAACTTGAAGGAGAGCGCGCTGGCACTGGGCCCAACATTTCAGAAGAAGAGCGCGTTGCCAATGAAGCGGCAGCAAACTTCTGCGTACCCCAGCAATCTCTAGCACGCTTTATCGCTCGCAAATCTCCATTTTTCAATGAGCGGGACATTCTGGGATTTGCAAAGACCCTAGACATTCATCCAGGGCTCGTCGCAGGACAGTTGCAGCGCCAAACAGGTAGGTATGATCGCTTCCGTCAACATCTTGTGAAAATTCGATCTGTCGTCGCGCCGAGCGCCCTGGTGGATGGCTGGGGCGATATTGCACCAGTGGGAATTTAG
- a CDS encoding DEAD/DEAH box helicase family protein has protein sequence MSQPEAFSRILIDKALEFSGWDLLKPQQVQFELHTGNGRADYLLKDSLGRVLCVLEAKREGLDPYDAKEQARGYAENLNAPFIILSNGREHWFWNYERADQRDAYRIERLPSREDLERIRLKNLQPPRPLESEIIAPEYLRHLKHDLTLRRYQIRAMEEIARLFDTKGLRTFLLEMATGTGKTLLCAALIRQFLMSRNAERVLFIVDRIELAKQTIEDFAVVLPEFKPVIYKTARRTGELLGASVVVATIQSLMTDRRYREEFTPFYFDLVINDEAHRSIYGDAREVVQFFQATRIGLTATPKAYLKNINLEQLAEENPQALEARQLRDTYHYFGCKPGFPTFRYDIIDAVKDPEGPFLCLPKIFDLRSDITTKALAESGWAVVVSEQEESFKVQDLEKKIFTPTRNRLMCEAFLKEAQKDPAGAIGKSIIFAVNQTHATNLTKIFNELQPGIALTITSRIPEASVLAKEFRDGKRAERIAVSVDMLSTGYNCRDLLNIGLFRPVFSPTEYIQIKGRGTRLYTFMVGHTAYEKSCFYLLDFCAVAEYFEEHYDYSVPLEVPREKKPTVATGSYARGDGGYSVVAEGQPEPPSRQKPTRVVPTWEGIDTLVSHEVRIVGPNGEKVDIMTFRGGYERDIQEFVEKTPALKAAVEAEDDDAIETILNERFYHRPEMYYSPDKLIISYGVPATTPAFVYNALGRKPLPTREAIVTDTVDSIAARFNLRYSEQKWVDATAQLLAEDSTALRRFMAGDMTLFTASQFNQLGGVSALARFEGREQVFEALRQSTLVRQSALAGSQRSSGPHP, from the coding sequence ATGAGCCAACCTGAAGCCTTCTCCCGCATCCTCATCGACAAAGCCTTAGAGTTCAGCGGGTGGGATTTGCTGAAGCCTCAGCAAGTCCAATTCGAGCTGCATACAGGGAATGGGCGAGCGGACTACCTGCTCAAAGACAGCCTCGGCCGGGTGCTCTGTGTGCTTGAAGCGAAGCGCGAAGGCCTCGACCCTTACGACGCAAAAGAACAGGCCCGTGGGTACGCCGAAAATCTCAACGCTCCGTTTATCATTCTGTCCAACGGTCGCGAGCATTGGTTTTGGAACTACGAGCGTGCCGACCAGCGTGATGCCTACCGCATCGAGCGTCTGCCTTCGCGAGAAGACCTCGAACGGATCCGGTTAAAGAATCTTCAGCCGCCGCGCCCCCTCGAAAGTGAAATCATTGCGCCCGAGTATCTCCGTCATCTCAAGCACGACCTCACTCTGAGGCGCTACCAGATTCGGGCGATGGAAGAGATCGCTCGCCTGTTCGATACCAAAGGTCTTCGGACGTTCCTCCTCGAAATGGCCACCGGCACCGGTAAAACGTTGCTTTGTGCCGCACTGATCCGCCAGTTTCTGATGAGCCGCAATGCCGAGCGCGTCCTGTTCATTGTGGACCGCATCGAACTTGCGAAGCAGACCATTGAGGACTTTGCTGTCGTGTTGCCGGAGTTCAAGCCGGTCATTTATAAGACGGCCCGCCGCACGGGTGAACTTCTGGGTGCCTCGGTGGTCGTGGCCACCATTCAATCGCTCATGACCGACCGCCGCTACCGCGAAGAGTTCACGCCGTTCTACTTCGATCTTGTCATCAATGATGAGGCGCACCGCTCCATCTATGGCGATGCCCGCGAAGTTGTCCAATTCTTCCAAGCCACGCGCATAGGGCTTACCGCTACGCCCAAGGCCTACCTCAAGAACATCAACCTGGAACAATTGGCAGAAGAGAACCCCCAGGCCTTGGAAGCTCGTCAGTTGCGCGACACCTACCATTACTTCGGGTGCAAGCCGGGCTTTCCGACATTTCGCTACGATATCATCGACGCCGTGAAGGACCCCGAAGGCCCGTTTCTCTGCCTGCCTAAGATTTTCGATCTTCGCTCCGATATCACGACGAAGGCACTCGCCGAATCCGGCTGGGCAGTCGTCGTCAGCGAGCAGGAGGAGAGTTTTAAAGTCCAGGATTTAGAAAAGAAGATTTTCACGCCCACTCGCAACCGCCTCATGTGCGAAGCGTTTCTCAAGGAAGCGCAGAAAGACCCGGCTGGGGCCATCGGTAAATCCATCATCTTTGCGGTGAATCAGACGCATGCCACCAACCTCACGAAGATCTTCAACGAGCTGCAACCCGGCATTGCCTTGACGATCACATCGCGCATTCCAGAGGCGTCAGTGCTGGCGAAGGAGTTCCGCGACGGCAAACGCGCCGAGCGCATCGCGGTATCCGTAGACATGCTCTCCACCGGCTACAACTGCCGCGACCTGCTCAACATTGGCCTCTTTCGCCCGGTCTTTTCCCCGACAGAATATATCCAGATCAAAGGCCGTGGCACCCGCCTGTATACGTTCATGGTCGGCCACACCGCCTACGAGAAGTCATGCTTCTACCTCCTGGATTTTTGTGCTGTCGCAGAATACTTCGAGGAGCATTACGACTACTCGGTACCGTTGGAGGTTCCTCGTGAAAAGAAGCCGACCGTTGCCACTGGTTCCTATGCCCGGGGTGATGGTGGATACAGTGTAGTTGCCGAAGGTCAGCCAGAGCCTCCGTCACGGCAAAAACCAACGCGTGTGGTTCCGACGTGGGAGGGGATAGACACTCTTGTGAGCCATGAGGTCCGTATCGTTGGGCCCAATGGCGAGAAGGTGGATATCATGACCTTCCGTGGCGGCTACGAGCGCGACATCCAGGAGTTCGTTGAGAAGACGCCCGCGCTTAAAGCCGCCGTTGAAGCCGAAGACGACGACGCTATCGAAACCATTCTCAACGAGCGGTTCTACCATCGTCCGGAGATGTATTACTCGCCGGACAAGCTCATTATTTCCTATGGCGTTCCCGCAACGACACCGGCCTTCGTCTATAATGCGCTCGGTCGTAAGCCGCTGCCGACGCGCGAAGCCATTGTGACCGACACCGTGGATTCTATTGCGGCCCGGTTCAATCTCCGTTACAGCGAGCAGAAATGGGTGGACGCCACGGCGCAACTTTTGGCCGAAGATTCAACGGCACTCCGGCGCTTCATGGCTGGAGATATGACCCTGTTTACTGCCAGCCAGTTCAATCAGTTGGGCGGTGTCTCTGCGCTCGCTCGCTTCGAAGGCCGCGAACAGGTCTTCGAGGCTTTGCGCCAGTCTACGCTCGTCCGGCAGAGTGCATTGGCTGGGTCGCAACGTTCCTCAGGCCCTCATCCGTGA
- a CDS encoding restriction endonuclease subunit S produces the protein MKRWPTKPLGDVAQVTAGNPAPQRPEDFAEDGVPFVRMQDVGRLGQSTCLAETKDRLSPSASVRLKRFPVGSILVPKSGASIRLNHRAILGIEAHVVSHLAVIVPRPLLNTRFAYYWLCGIDLSGVAHQADLPSMKTSELARLQLPVPPLAEQERLVKLLDEADELRKLRVQADSCTGALIPALFHEMFGDPFTSPKSWSVVRIDEAGKVQLGRQRAPKYQTGKFTRPYVRVANVYEDEIDVGDLLSMDFDKRDFAQYRLEEGDILLNEGQSTELVGRPAMWRNEIADCCFQNTLVRFQPDRKRVLPDFALAVFLAYFRGGNFANISSKTSNVAHLGAARFAKMPFPLPPLPQQKEFASRVSEIRTVQAEQATSRRRLDDLFQSMLHRAFRGEL, from the coding sequence ATGAAACGCTGGCCGACCAAGCCGTTGGGTGACGTTGCTCAAGTAACTGCTGGCAATCCCGCACCGCAGCGACCTGAAGACTTTGCAGAAGACGGTGTTCCTTTCGTTCGGATGCAAGACGTTGGCAGGCTGGGACAATCCACCTGCCTCGCTGAAACTAAAGACCGTCTTTCACCATCGGCATCCGTGAGACTGAAACGTTTCCCCGTTGGCTCAATCCTTGTTCCGAAGAGCGGTGCTTCCATTAGGCTCAACCATCGGGCAATTCTTGGAATCGAGGCTCATGTCGTCAGCCACCTCGCAGTCATCGTCCCGCGTCCATTGCTGAATACGCGCTTCGCCTACTATTGGCTCTGTGGAATTGACCTGTCTGGCGTTGCTCACCAAGCAGACCTGCCTTCGATGAAGACTTCGGAGTTAGCGAGGCTTCAATTACCTGTTCCTCCGCTGGCAGAGCAGGAGCGGCTGGTGAAGCTGCTGGATGAAGCGGACGAGTTGCGGAAGCTGCGCGTCCAAGCCGACAGTTGCACCGGCGCCCTCATTCCCGCACTCTTCCACGAAATGTTCGGCGACCCGTTTACCAGCCCCAAGAGCTGGTCTGTTGTGCGAATTGATGAAGCTGGAAAGGTGCAACTTGGGAGGCAGCGAGCACCAAAATATCAGACAGGAAAGTTCACACGTCCATACGTCCGTGTCGCCAACGTCTATGAGGACGAAATAGATGTTGGCGATTTGCTCTCAATGGATTTCGATAAGCGAGACTTTGCGCAATACCGGCTTGAGGAGGGAGACATTCTTTTAAACGAAGGCCAGAGCACCGAGCTAGTTGGCCGACCTGCCATGTGGCGGAATGAAATTGCCGACTGTTGCTTCCAGAACACGCTCGTCCGGTTTCAGCCAGACAGAAAGAGGGTTTTGCCTGACTTCGCGCTAGCCGTGTTCCTCGCTTATTTCCGAGGAGGCAATTTTGCCAACATCAGCAGCAAGACATCCAACGTTGCACATCTCGGTGCGGCTAGGTTTGCCAAAATGCCTTTTCCTCTCCCTCCACTCCCACAGCAAAAAGAGTTTGCCTCCCGCGTGTCCGAAATCCGCACCGTGCAAGCCGAGCAAGCCACCAGCCGCCGCCGTCTGGACGATCTTTTTCAGTCAATGTTGCATCGTGCCTTTCGGGGAGAATTGTAG
- a CDS encoding class I SAM-dependent DNA methyltransferase, giving the protein MRTPPVQSDSVVAQALATPSNFFSSGLRQKVDQLMNILWAGGVNNPMDSIEQISYLLFLRLLTEKDNVLASLDKKYVCIFSGKWSRYAWGNFVTLTGDQLFSAVRDAIEKLHELPGLTDTGKLLFSRATLKIYDRPTLRAVIQAIHGMDLSAHDGHDLKGDMYEYLLSKLSASGTNGQFRTPRHIIDLMVSLVDPQPGQRICDPACGTAGFLISAFTHILRQHTKSADLKRGLADGGMLKPAQWKFLEEHAFTGFDNDANMVKIAILNLYLHQLEKARVSMLNPLTTGFGGAYPGQQFDVILANPPFAGKVQDESILSDLNYKLNTRATELLFLKWFIDHLAPGGRAGVIVPNGVLFGSNNAATSLRELLLTECDLQAVISLPSGVFKPYSGVGTAALIFQKSKPTQSVWFYDLTADGYSLDDKRTPINANDIPDVFAKWPNREEGPNSYRVPIEKIREHDWSLAAGRYKLITVEAAIHDSPREILGDVLKLENEIIKRGNALLAQISGKK; this is encoded by the coding sequence ATGCGCACGCCTCCCGTACAGTCCGATTCAGTGGTCGCTCAGGCCCTTGCCACGCCCTCGAATTTCTTTTCCTCCGGCCTCCGGCAAAAGGTCGACCAGCTGATGAACATCCTTTGGGCTGGCGGTGTGAACAACCCGATGGATTCCATCGAGCAGATTTCCTATCTGTTGTTCCTGCGCCTGCTGACGGAGAAAGATAACGTTCTGGCGAGCCTCGACAAGAAATATGTCTGCATCTTCTCCGGCAAATGGTCTCGCTACGCCTGGGGCAACTTCGTCACGTTGACAGGCGACCAACTGTTCAGCGCCGTCCGCGACGCGATCGAAAAGCTCCACGAGCTTCCCGGCCTGACCGATACCGGCAAGCTCCTCTTCAGCCGAGCCACCCTCAAGATCTACGACCGTCCCACGTTGCGTGCCGTCATACAAGCTATCCATGGCATGGACTTGTCTGCCCACGACGGCCACGATCTCAAGGGCGACATGTACGAGTATCTTTTGAGCAAGCTGTCGGCCTCCGGCACCAACGGCCAGTTCCGCACCCCGCGCCATATCATCGACCTCATGGTATCGCTCGTGGACCCTCAGCCTGGGCAGCGAATCTGTGACCCGGCCTGTGGCACGGCGGGCTTCCTCATCTCAGCCTTCACCCACATTCTCCGGCAGCACACCAAATCGGCAGATCTGAAGCGCGGCCTCGCGGACGGCGGGATGCTCAAGCCTGCACAATGGAAGTTCCTCGAAGAGCATGCCTTCACCGGCTTCGACAACGACGCCAACATGGTAAAAATCGCCATCCTCAACCTCTATCTCCACCAGTTGGAAAAGGCGCGGGTCTCCATGCTGAACCCGCTCACCACCGGTTTCGGCGGCGCCTATCCAGGCCAACAGTTCGATGTCATTCTCGCCAACCCGCCGTTCGCCGGAAAGGTGCAGGACGAAAGCATTCTGTCTGATCTCAATTACAAACTGAACACCCGCGCCACGGAACTGCTCTTTCTCAAATGGTTCATCGATCATCTCGCGCCCGGTGGACGGGCAGGCGTCATCGTGCCCAACGGCGTGCTCTTCGGCTCAAACAACGCGGCTACGAGCCTGCGCGAATTACTCCTAACCGAATGCGACCTGCAAGCCGTCATTAGCCTCCCCAGCGGTGTGTTCAAGCCCTATTCCGGTGTCGGTACCGCCGCATTGATTTTCCAGAAGAGCAAGCCGACGCAAAGCGTCTGGTTCTATGATTTGACCGCCGACGGCTACAGTCTCGACGATAAGCGCACGCCAATCAACGCCAATGACATTCCCGACGTGTTTGCCAAATGGCCGAACCGCGAGGAAGGTCCGAACAGCTACCGCGTGCCGATTGAAAAAATTCGAGAGCATGACTGGAGCCTCGCAGCTGGCCGCTACAAGCTCATCACCGTTGAGGCCGCCATTCACGATTCACCAAGAGAAATTCTCGGTGATGTGCTCAAGCTGGAAAATGAAATCATCAAGCGTGGCAACGCACTACTTGCACAAATCAGTGGAAAGAAATGA
- a CDS encoding replication initiation factor domain-containing protein, with protein sequence MDDRIFTATIDWLAFTVPQATVEEMSAVVGGDWFETTTGFRGYPTCWLTNQGRHGVGKLGTGAHRNAKEVHVDLSAGIVSTWDEAKIRSVLAWIFAREGHITRMDVALDDRAALVSIAQVKQAVGAGQAVTRSQKFQVIAGSSLRNGSSTGDTLYFGSRESQTMLRVYDKRLELEQKDRAEAKDYGVRWELELKKDRAQACAKALLTLEPDDWREFLVGVLRSYVDFRETTHEAEPWEKYRAPLLSWWASLTEGFKRCRLVVEKVQQTLDDVCQWLGQSISAMLALAYCRRGEAFLRELIYAGSKKWKARHLAMLNEGRSKRPYVLRPI encoded by the coding sequence ATGGACGACCGCATCTTTACCGCAACCATTGATTGGCTCGCGTTCACTGTCCCTCAGGCGACGGTCGAGGAGATGAGTGCCGTCGTCGGTGGAGACTGGTTCGAGACGACGACGGGCTTTCGTGGCTATCCCACCTGCTGGCTCACCAATCAAGGCCGACACGGCGTCGGCAAACTCGGGACGGGTGCCCATCGCAATGCCAAAGAAGTCCACGTCGATCTGTCCGCCGGGATCGTCTCGACCTGGGATGAAGCAAAAATCCGCAGCGTTCTGGCTTGGATCTTTGCTCGCGAGGGACACATTACCCGGATGGATGTGGCCCTGGATGATCGAGCAGCCCTGGTCTCCATCGCACAGGTCAAACAGGCCGTGGGCGCAGGCCAGGCCGTAACGCGGTCACAGAAGTTCCAGGTCATTGCCGGGTCCTCGCTCCGAAATGGCTCCTCCACTGGCGACACCCTCTACTTCGGCAGTCGGGAGAGTCAAACCATGTTGCGTGTCTATGACAAACGACTGGAACTCGAACAGAAAGACCGAGCCGAAGCAAAAGACTATGGCGTCCGATGGGAGCTCGAACTGAAAAAAGATCGCGCACAAGCCTGCGCCAAAGCCTTGCTCACGCTGGAGCCGGACGATTGGCGGGAATTCCTCGTCGGCGTGTTGCGCTCCTATGTCGATTTCCGTGAGACGACCCACGAGGCAGAACCCTGGGAGAAGTACCGGGCACCGTTGCTCTCGTGGTGGGCCTCGTTGACCGAAGGGTTCAAACGTTGCCGGCTCGTGGTGGAGAAGGTCCAGCAGACGCTGGATGACGTGTGTCAGTGGCTCGGCCAGTCCATCAGCGCGATGCTGGCCCTAGCCTATTGCCGACGGGGTGAAGCTTTCCTCCGGGAACTGATTTACGCGGGCTCGAAAAAATGGAAGGCGCGGCACCTCGCCATGCTGAATGAGGGGAGGAGTAAGCGCCCCTATGTGCTTCGTCCGATCTAA
- a CDS encoding DDE-type integrase/transposase/recombinase — MNRLSREKRAKILGMLVEGVSIRAISRMTGASKNTVVKLLADAGQAFSEYQDQKLHNLPCKRIQLDDIWSFVYPKVKNVPCAVAAPEIAGDVWTWTAIDADTKLIVSWLVGDRSGETACRFVRDFADRLKHRVQITTDGHKAYLQAIEEALGNDAGHAMLERIYAAPSQTGTTRYRPAECCGTRTHRVIGNPDPAHTSASFAERQNLSMRMSIRCFTRLTNAFSKKIENHLYAISIYFMHYNFCRIHQTLRVTPAMEAGIVGHVWSLEELVALIDSN; from the coding sequence ATGAACAGGCTATCTAGAGAAAAGCGAGCCAAAATTCTCGGCATGCTGGTTGAGGGTGTTTCAATTCGCGCAATCTCTCGCATGACGGGCGCGAGCAAGAATACCGTCGTCAAGCTGCTGGCAGATGCAGGACAGGCCTTTTCCGAATATCAGGATCAAAAGCTGCATAACCTGCCGTGCAAAAGAATCCAACTCGATGATATTTGGAGTTTTGTATATCCCAAAGTGAAGAATGTACCGTGTGCTGTTGCTGCCCCTGAGATTGCAGGTGATGTCTGGACGTGGACGGCCATAGATGCTGATACCAAACTCATCGTTTCATGGCTCGTCGGAGATCGAAGCGGGGAAACAGCCTGTCGTTTTGTGAGGGATTTTGCGGATCGCCTCAAGCATCGTGTTCAGATCACGACCGATGGACACAAGGCCTATCTCCAAGCGATTGAGGAAGCGCTTGGGAATGATGCCGGCCATGCCATGCTTGAGAGGATTTATGCCGCGCCATCACAGACAGGCACTACACGATATCGCCCGGCTGAATGCTGCGGAACACGTACCCATCGGGTAATAGGCAATCCCGACCCTGCACATACCTCGGCGAGCTTTGCTGAACGGCAAAATCTCTCAATGCGCATGAGTATTCGTTGCTTCACTCGGTTAACCAATGCCTTCTCAAAGAAGATCGAGAATCATTTATATGCGATTTCTATCTATTTCATGCACTACAACTTCTGCCGGATTCATCAGACATTGCGCGTAACGCCAGCGATGGAAGCTGGTATTGTCGGTCATGTCTGGAGCTTGGAAGAGTTGGTGGCGTTGATCGATTCAAACTGA
- a CDS encoding RNA-binding protein, producing MAVKRKKRPRDPIQLAKLIGDIATGQTEDQVENGKNAAASELGRIGGLKGGAARAKNLPPEQRVEIARIAANARWEKSR from the coding sequence ATGGCAGTCAAACGCAAGAAGCGCCCACGCGATCCCATACAGCTCGCGAAGCTCATAGGCGACATAGCCACAGGTCAGACTGAGGATCAGGTGGAGAATGGCAAGAATGCTGCCGCCTCTGAATTGGGGCGCATTGGAGGTCTCAAAGGTGGTGCGGCTCGGGCCAAGAATTTACCCCCTGAGCAGCGAGTTGAAATTGCGAGGATCGCCGCTAATGCACGGTGGGAAAAGAGCCGCTAG
- a CDS encoding putative DNA binding domain-containing protein: protein MTQTVPPQAHPPFDDTFIDDLLQWEESSQFECKRLAGKLTSALESVVALANSEGGIIALGFEDPDKAKGRARVYGIQENPTNWDELRRQLQSRITEPNLLPCSPVEIGCTLRDGTKGSVVFLKIEKSNRIHSIVDDGTWVRLDKGNKELTANEINDLSFARGTISVEAQLEPIDVELLDTDYWKQYAQHRRLTRPIAEALRHIGLARPDAQGRLRPTRAAVLLFAEEPSGLLSGKAAVRVFHYRGNRVQTDPHTNLLKPPRTISGPIIRQIQDTTDYVVSELASGVQMGPLGFEIVQSYPVRVIKEAITNALIHRDYRLPADVHIRIFSDRIEVESPGLLAGPVTAANIGTIGTHTRNPVLVNHLREFPSPPNLDAGEGVRMMFGTMQAVGLYPPLYQTRPQVQREAVIVFLLNDHRPTAWEQVSRHIDQHGSIGNTEVRKAMETDDVLTASKQIKKWLEQGLLVILNPAAGTRARRYSKPNMPPPIQLFSTLEGKQRRGKA from the coding sequence ATGACTCAAACGGTACCACCACAAGCTCACCCTCCCTTCGATGACACGTTCATCGACGACCTTCTCCAATGGGAGGAGAGTAGCCAGTTCGAGTGCAAGCGCCTGGCGGGCAAGTTGACCTCCGCCCTCGAATCCGTTGTGGCTCTTGCCAACAGCGAAGGCGGCATCATCGCGCTGGGGTTCGAAGATCCCGACAAGGCCAAGGGCCGCGCCCGCGTGTACGGCATTCAGGAGAACCCGACCAACTGGGACGAACTTCGCCGACAGCTTCAGTCCCGGATTACGGAACCGAACCTGCTCCCATGTTCGCCCGTCGAGATAGGGTGTACGCTCCGTGATGGCACCAAGGGGTCGGTTGTGTTCTTGAAAATCGAGAAGAGTAATCGCATCCATTCCATTGTGGATGATGGCACATGGGTCCGTCTCGATAAGGGCAATAAGGAATTGACGGCGAACGAGATCAACGACTTGTCCTTTGCGCGCGGCACGATTTCTGTGGAAGCACAGTTGGAACCGATCGATGTGGAATTACTCGATACCGACTATTGGAAGCAGTATGCCCAGCATCGCCGGCTGACGCGCCCCATTGCCGAGGCCCTGCGCCATATCGGCCTGGCCAGGCCCGATGCACAGGGGAGGCTGCGCCCAACCCGTGCAGCCGTGCTGCTCTTTGCCGAGGAGCCCTCAGGCCTTCTCAGCGGCAAGGCAGCCGTTCGTGTGTTCCACTATCGAGGCAATCGAGTTCAGACCGATCCGCATACTAATTTGCTCAAGCCACCGCGAACGATCTCCGGCCCAATCATTCGTCAGATTCAGGACACCACGGATTACGTCGTGAGTGAATTAGCCAGCGGGGTGCAGATGGGACCGCTTGGGTTCGAGATCGTCCAAAGCTATCCCGTTCGTGTCATCAAGGAGGCCATCACCAACGCCCTGATCCACCGGGACTATCGTCTGCCTGCCGATGTGCATATCCGCATCTTCTCCGATCGCATCGAAGTGGAAAGCCCCGGCTTGCTGGCCGGTCCTGTCACTGCCGCCAATATCGGCACCATCGGGACTCATACCCGCAACCCCGTCCTGGTTAACCACCTCCGCGAGTTTCCTTCTCCACCGAATCTCGATGCAGGTGAGGGCGTACGGATGATGTTCGGTACCATGCAGGCGGTCGGGCTGTACCCGCCGCTCTACCAGACTCGTCCACAGGTTCAGCGTGAAGCGGTCATTGTCTTCCTGCTCAACGATCATAGGCCGACTGCCTGGGAGCAGGTGAGTCGGCATATCGATCAGCATGGCTCCATCGGCAATACCGAAGTTCGCAAGGCGATGGAAACCGACGATGTGCTGACGGCCTCCAAGCAGATTAAGAAGTGGCTGGAACAGGGCTTGTTGGTTATCCTCAACCCGGCAGCAGGTACTCGCGCCCGGCGTTATAGCAAACCGAACATGCCTCCCCCAATCCAGTTGTTTTCTACCCTCGAAGGAAAACAACGAAGAGGAAAGGCATAA